The Methanoregula sp. UBA64 genome contains the following window.
CTCCAAATCGAGGGACACCGATGCGATCTGCCGGGAGTTTGCCGCTACCCTCAAAGGTACCGAGACGGTCAGCCTCCAGAACGGGATAGGAAACGAGGAGATCATCAGTAAGTACACCGACCGGGTGATCGGTGGCATGATCATCACCGGGTTTGAATGGGCCGGCGATGCCGCGGTCCATGTCTCGGTGGATGGCGGGCCGGCAAAGCTCGGGCGGTTCCCCACCGGCATGGACCGGCCGGTGGAACAGCTGGTCTCCCTCATGCAGGAAGCCGGGATCCGGGTTGAGGGCAGTCCTGCCATACGGTCCGACCTCTGGGGAAAGACCCTGTACAACTGTGCGCTCAACCCGCTCGGCGCGATCAATGGGGTGCCCTACGGGAAACTCGCCCATCCTGCGGCATGGAAGATCGTCGAATCGATCGTGAGGGAAGGCTACCGTGTCGTGGCAGCGGAAGGTGTCGGACTCCCGTGCAAAACCGCGGACGAGTACCTCAGGTACCTGCACGACACCCAGCTCCCGGCAACGGCCGGGCACCACTCCTCCATGCTTCAGGACCTGGGG
Protein-coding sequences here:
- a CDS encoding ketopantoate reductase family protein, which encodes MKVLVLGAGAVGLSVAAKLSRVSEVHAVARKKTADAINAGGFRLTGIWGTDTHRFSVSDTVPAGARYDYAIITSKSRDTDAICREFAATLKGTETVSLQNGIGNEEIISKYTDRVIGGMIITGFEWAGDAAVHVSVDGGPAKLGRFPTGMDRPVEQLVSLMQEAGIRVEGSPAIRSDLWGKTLYNCALNPLGAINGVPYGKLAHPAAWKIVESIVREGYRVVAAEGVGLPCKTADEYLRYLHDTQLPATAGHHSSMLQDLGRGRPTEIDFLNGAIVAKGAIHGIPTPVNACIVSLVKFRESLTGNGDP